A single Triticum dicoccoides isolate Atlit2015 ecotype Zavitan chromosome 2A, WEW_v2.0, whole genome shotgun sequence DNA region contains:
- the LOC119352407 gene encoding probable indole-3-pyruvate monooxygenase YUCCA10, whose amino-acid sequence MSSKVHRANTQTLDYHRTYPTTLSSLLFEMEGVTVLIVGAGPAGLATAACLSQFSLPYAIVERESCSASLWRNRAYDRLKLHLAKEFSELTHMSYPVDAPTYIPKTLFVKYLDDYVERFNIQPKYLTSVESSTYDNDEKCWSIVAKDMSKCTTVKFTAKFLVVASGENSAENIPMFPGLENFPGDVIHSSTYKSGKSYSGKNVLVIGSGNSGMEIAYDLATHGANTSIVIRSPIHVMTKELIRLGMTLAHRLPLNLVDKHLVMAAYLIFGDLSQHGITRPKMGPMTLKSETGRSAVIDVGTVGLIKKGISKVQGSISKIKGNIIKFQCSKRMSFDAIVFATGYKSTANMWFKNGESMFNGNGLPIQKYPNHWKGGNGLYCAGLARRGLAGIATDAKNIADDIKSMMDCMSS is encoded by the exons ATGTCATCCAAAGTTCATCGAGCAAACACACAAACACTGGACTACCACCGAACTTATCCCACAACTTTGTCAAGTCTTCTCTTTGAAATGGAGGGTGTTACAGTGTTGATTGTTGGTGCTGGGCCAGCAGGCCTCGCAACGGCAGCATGCCTTAGCCAATTCTCACTTCCTTATGCCATCGTCGAGCGCGAGAGCTGTAGCGCGTCACTCTGGCGCAACCGCGCGTATGATCGCCTCAAGCTGCATCTCGCAAAGGAGTTCTCTGagttgacacacatgtcataccCTGTAGATGCACCAACGTACATACCAAAAACCTTGTTTGTGAAGTACTTGGATGACTATGTCGAGCGTTTCAACATTCAACCAAAGTATCTCACCAGCGTGGAGTCATCcacatatgacaatgatgaaaaatGTTGGTCCATTGTGGCAAAGGACATGTCAAAGTGCACCACAGTCAAGTTCACGGCGAAGTTTCTTGTTGTGGCAAGTGGTGAGAATAGTGCAGAGAATATTCCAATGTTCCCTGGACTGGAAAACTTTCCAGGTGATGTTATCCACTCCTCAACCTACAAGTCAGGCAAGAGCTACTCTGGCAAGAATGTATTGGTCATTGGATCTGGCAACTCCGGGATGGAAATTGCTTATGACCTTGCGACCCATGGTGCCAACACATCGATTGTTATACGAAGCCCG ATTCATGTAATGACAAAGGAATTAATTCGTTTGGGGATGACACTTGCTCACCGTCTTCCATTGAATCTAGTGGATAAACACCTTGTGATGGCAGCGTATTTAATATTTGGAGACCTGTCACAGCATGGCATCACAAGGCCAAAAATGGGTCCAATGACCCTCAAATCAGAAACAGGCCGATCTGCAGTAATTGATGTTGGGACTGTTGGATTGATCAAAAAAGGCATCAGCAAA GTTCAAGGGAGCATTAGTAAGATCAAGGGCAACATAATTAAATTTCAATGCAGTAAAAGAATGTCATTTGATGCAATTGTGTTTGCAACTGGATACAAAAGCACGGCAAATATGTGGTTCAAG AATGGTGAGAGCATGTTCAATGGCAACGGACTGCCCATCCAAAAATATCCGAATCATTGGAAAGGTGGAAATGGGCTTTACTGTGCTGGGTTGGCGAGGAGAGGATTAGCTGGTATTGCAACAGATGCCAAGAATATCGCTGATGACATCAAATCTATGATGGACTGTATGTCAAGTTAA